One Deinococcus reticulitermitis genomic region harbors:
- a CDS encoding MOSC domain-containing protein, translating into MKVISVNVGQPTALQVGHHTAVTGIRKHPVPGHVRVTVSGLEGDRVLNRRYHGGPDQAVYVYTREDYDEWTERLGRPLEPGIFGENVVISGLESADVRVGERFRVADVLIEATAARTPCGTLGARMEDAGFVKRFVQARRPGFYARVLQEGDIERGDPVTRTPAPEGAPTIGELFDLRYAATRDPEQLRRFLTFPVAKRLRADLEKWLAKAEAAAS; encoded by the coding sequence ATGAAGGTCATCAGCGTGAACGTGGGCCAGCCGACTGCCCTGCAAGTCGGGCACCACACGGCGGTCACGGGGATTCGCAAGCACCCGGTACCGGGACACGTGCGGGTGACCGTCTCTGGGCTCGAAGGTGACCGGGTCCTCAACCGGCGCTACCACGGCGGCCCCGATCAGGCGGTGTACGTCTATACCCGCGAGGACTACGACGAGTGGACCGAGCGACTTGGGCGCCCCCTCGAACCCGGCATCTTCGGCGAGAACGTGGTGATCAGCGGCCTGGAATCTGCCGACGTGCGGGTGGGCGAACGCTTCAGGGTCGCCGACGTGCTGATCGAAGCGACCGCCGCGCGTACCCCCTGCGGCACGCTCGGCGCCCGGATGGAAGACGCCGGCTTCGTGAAGCGCTTCGTGCAGGCCCGCCGGCCCGGTTTCTACGCCCGCGTCTTGCAAGAAGGCGACATCGAGCGCGGCGACCCGGTGACCCGCACCCCTGCCCCTGAGGGCGCCCCCACCATCGGTGAGCTTTTTGACCTGCGTTATGCGGCTACGCGCGACCCCGAGCAGCTCCGGCGCTTCCTTACCTTCCCGGTGGCGAAGCGGCTGCGCGCCGACCTCGAAAAGTGGCTGGCGAAGGCCGAGGCCGCCGCGTCCTGA
- a CDS encoding substrate-binding domain-containing protein: MRKPTIQDVARAAGVGVGTVSRVLNNHPSVKQATRETVLRLITELDYTPNPHARRIAGGKSYTISVLLPVVTTEFYVRLLDGLETAFQDARYDVAIFPLLDRSRLERYLGSHTLAYQADGLVMATYNLTALLSERRLRTQQPTVLVDAHSDNVDCVYMDNVAGGRLAGEHAATLPGHIYATWVETELDQLFTTRVFEERRNGFLAALGAAGRPLKAEFTSSFDSLAARNTASTLLDQAEFPCVVFASADLLAGALLDEAALRGLEVGRDLRVIGYDDQPWAASRQLTTLHQPVESMGHEAASLLLSRLGGHKGPPRVRKFLPRLVLRGTA; encoded by the coding sequence ATGCGTAAACCCACCATTCAGGATGTGGCGCGCGCTGCCGGGGTCGGGGTCGGCACGGTATCGCGGGTGCTGAACAACCACCCCTCGGTCAAGCAGGCCACCCGAGAGACGGTGCTGCGCCTGATCACTGAGCTCGACTACACCCCCAACCCGCATGCCCGGCGCATCGCGGGCGGCAAGAGCTACACCATCAGCGTGCTGCTGCCGGTGGTCACGACCGAGTTCTACGTGCGGCTGCTTGACGGACTCGAGACTGCCTTTCAGGACGCGCGCTACGACGTGGCGATCTTTCCGCTGCTCGACCGCTCGCGGCTGGAGCGCTACCTCGGCTCGCACACGCTGGCCTATCAGGCCGACGGACTGGTGATGGCGACGTACAACCTCACCGCGCTGCTGAGCGAGCGCCGCCTGCGCACCCAGCAGCCCACCGTGCTCGTCGATGCCCACAGCGACAACGTCGACTGCGTCTACATGGACAATGTGGCGGGCGGGCGCCTCGCCGGGGAGCATGCCGCCACGCTGCCCGGGCACATCTACGCGACCTGGGTGGAAACCGAACTCGACCAGCTCTTTACCACCCGCGTCTTCGAAGAGCGCCGCAACGGCTTCCTGGCCGCTCTGGGCGCCGCCGGACGGCCTCTGAAAGCCGAGTTCACCTCCAGCTTCGATTCCCTTGCCGCGCGCAACACGGCGTCCACCCTGCTCGATCAGGCTGAGTTTCCCTGCGTGGTGTTCGCCTCGGCGGACCTGCTGGCCGGCGCCCTGCTCGACGAGGCGGCGCTGCGCGGCCTGGAGGTGGGCCGGGACCTGCGCGTGATCGGCTACGACGACCAGCCCTGGGCCGCTTCCCGCCAGCTCACCACCCTGCACCAGCCGGTCGAGAGCATGGGCCACGAGGCGGCTTCGCTGCTGCTTTCCCGCCTGGGCGGCCACAAGGGACCACCGCGCGTGCGCAAGTTCCTGCCCCGACTGGTCCTGCGCGGAACTGCCTGA
- a CDS encoding metal-binding protein, with protein sequence MPSGRVHNLINLAALGVLVAGVAYAQTQDFWPSSQWTVTPAMAVNFIWAFLVGTFLLSPDLDLSEGRVDSKRRWGVLGFLWVPYGRLFSHRGTSHTWVLGPLTRLAYLGLIVAGLWGLARVILPGVGLEWPALPQPFPTKVVLPLVAGYYLSQWLHLLADGVYPDHDLRHARRKLRRR encoded by the coding sequence GTGCCCAGCGGACGAGTCCACAACCTCATCAACCTTGCGGCGCTCGGTGTGCTTGTGGCCGGAGTCGCGTATGCCCAGACCCAGGACTTCTGGCCCAGTTCGCAGTGGACCGTGACCCCGGCAATGGCCGTCAATTTCATCTGGGCCTTTCTGGTGGGTACCTTTCTGCTCTCGCCGGACCTCGACCTCTCGGAGGGGCGGGTGGACAGCAAGCGGCGTTGGGGCGTCTTGGGCTTTCTCTGGGTGCCGTACGGGCGGCTGTTCAGTCACCGGGGCACCTCCCACACCTGGGTGCTCGGGCCGCTGACCCGTCTCGCGTACCTTGGGCTGATCGTCGCCGGGCTCTGGGGCCTGGCGCGGGTGATCCTGCCGGGCGTGGGTCTGGAGTGGCCGGCCCTGCCGCAGCCTTTTCCCACCAAGGTGGTGCTGCCCCTGGTGGCGGGGTACTACCTCAGCCAGTGGTTGCACCTGCTCGCCGACGGGGTCTACCCCGACCACGACCTGCGCCACGCCCGCCGCAAGCTGCGCCGCCGCTAA
- a CDS encoding phosphohydrolase, whose protein sequence is MTSPTDQNFRLSVSGGKVQDLEGKHHTTLTLRGDEGAPGAAPYTTPRAKIIEEANQAIRADLQLYPRALAAYDLLRADPEALAHWDMANYVTMRKLGYNDHGRVHAFITGAASMAITELLLGAGVKPDLMDSGIGDADDVFLTVILGTMLHDIGNQVHRVGHEAFGVALALPVLDRILGPLYPDPFKRTKVRSFILSSIDCHDLNPAPLTIEGGITAVADGTDITKGRGRKAFALGSVDIHSISALAVDEVVIRGGRHTPVMIDVTMNNSGGIFQVEEVLAPKVIRTPMRPYVELRATVRPEGEAPILSRVRLEGDQFVLDLDSGEQATVEVKDSQKQVAEALLRGVKVGVESK, encoded by the coding sequence ATGACCTCTCCCACCGACCAGAACTTTCGCCTGAGCGTGTCGGGCGGCAAAGTGCAGGATTTGGAGGGCAAGCACCACACGACCCTCACCCTGCGGGGCGACGAGGGAGCGCCCGGCGCGGCCCCCTACACCACGCCGCGCGCCAAGATCATCGAGGAAGCGAATCAGGCGATACGGGCCGACCTCCAGCTCTACCCCCGCGCCCTGGCCGCTTACGACCTGCTCCGCGCCGACCCCGAGGCGCTCGCGCACTGGGATATGGCGAACTACGTGACCATGCGCAAGCTCGGCTACAACGACCACGGGCGGGTTCACGCCTTCATCACGGGGGCAGCGAGCATGGCGATCACCGAGTTGCTGCTGGGGGCCGGGGTCAAACCCGACCTGATGGACAGCGGCATCGGGGACGCCGACGACGTGTTCCTGACGGTGATCCTGGGCACGATGCTCCACGACATCGGCAACCAGGTGCACCGGGTCGGACACGAGGCGTTCGGAGTCGCCCTCGCGCTGCCGGTGCTCGACCGCATTCTCGGTCCGCTTTACCCCGATCCCTTCAAGCGGACGAAGGTACGCTCGTTTATCCTCAGCTCGATCGACTGCCATGACCTCAACCCGGCGCCGCTCACCATCGAAGGCGGCATCACCGCCGTCGCCGACGGCACCGACATCACCAAGGGACGCGGGCGCAAGGCCTTCGCGCTCGGCAGCGTGGACATCCACTCAATCAGCGCGCTCGCCGTCGACGAGGTGGTGATTCGGGGCGGACGCCACACCCCTGTGATGATCGACGTGACCATGAACAACTCGGGCGGCATCTTCCAGGTCGAGGAGGTGCTCGCGCCCAAGGTGATTCGCACGCCGATGCGCCCTTATGTGGAACTGCGCGCCACCGTCCGGCCCGAGGGCGAGGCGCCGATCCTCTCGCGGGTGCGGCTCGAGGGCGACCAGTTCGTGCTTGACCTCGACAGCGGCGAGCAGGCCACCGTGGAGGTGAAGGACTCGCAGAAGCAGGTCGCCGAAGCGCTGCTTCGGGGGGTGAAGGTGGGGGTAGAGAGCAAGTAG
- a CDS encoding cytochrome c oxidase assembly protein, which produces MLALIALSAGAYVLAFARSRARAEDRARWPVWKAALFALGTALWFLVTQTGTTAYTGQSMALYMGRLMVLAEAVPPLLVLGVPWRVELSPRRPLGRVLGLLLDPWVALATWAAVVIFWNVPAGFNASLVSNTAAPLLPMLYLLSSLMVWGVVLRPLPSVQAATIGHRGWFGLIAALPMMSVAAVWLYSPKVLYTPYVNALCLWNLTPLQNQQISGWIMMIAGFPAMTLAFIQLLMWLIKLADGEHPPAARS; this is translated from the coding sequence ATGCTCGCCTTGATCGCGCTGAGTGCCGGCGCCTACGTCCTGGCGTTTGCCCGCTCACGGGCCCGGGCGGAAGACCGTGCGCGCTGGCCGGTCTGGAAAGCTGCCCTCTTCGCGCTGGGCACCGCCCTGTGGTTCCTGGTGACCCAGACCGGCACGACGGCCTACACCGGGCAGAGCATGGCGCTTTATATGGGCCGGCTGATGGTGCTCGCCGAGGCGGTGCCGCCGCTGCTCGTGCTGGGGGTGCCGTGGCGGGTGGAGCTCTCGCCGCGCCGTCCCCTCGGGCGCGTGCTGGGACTGTTGCTCGACCCGTGGGTGGCACTTGCGACCTGGGCGGCGGTGGTGATTTTCTGGAATGTTCCCGCCGGGTTCAACGCCAGCCTGGTGAGCAACACGGCGGCGCCGCTGCTGCCGATGCTCTATCTGCTCAGCTCGCTGATGGTGTGGGGCGTGGTGCTGCGGCCATTGCCGAGCGTGCAGGCCGCCACCATCGGGCACCGCGGGTGGTTCGGGCTGATTGCCGCGCTGCCGATGATGTCGGTGGCCGCCGTGTGGCTCTACTCACCCAAGGTGCTCTACACCCCCTACGTCAACGCGCTGTGCCTGTGGAACCTCACCCCGCTGCAAAACCAGCAGATCTCGGGCTGGATCATGATGATCGCGGGCTTCCCGGCGATGACGCTGGCCTTTATTCAGCTGCTGATGTGGCTGATCAAGCTCGCGGACGGGGAGCACCCCCCGGCCGCCCGAAGCTGA
- a CDS encoding copper chaperone PCu(A)C, with product MKQLPPPWLALAALALGAPALAETGHVGHPAPKAAASTAAPKAALPLRVQNAAIVAVPPGVKDTAAHMVLINPSARAVKLTGVSTPVARHAMLMNTVMTGKMMGMRETKALTVPARGQLALKNDGDHLMLMGLWRPLKVGEQVTLTLHAADGRTFKLSATVRKP from the coding sequence TTGAAGCAGCTCCCACCACCCTGGCTGGCCCTCGCGGCCCTGGCGCTGGGCGCCCCGGCGCTCGCTGAGACTGGCCACGTCGGGCACCCGGCGCCCAAAGCCGCTGCCTCGACTGCGGCCCCCAAAGCGGCGCTGCCCCTGCGGGTCCAGAACGCCGCGATCGTTGCGGTGCCGCCGGGCGTCAAGGACACGGCGGCCCATATGGTCCTGATCAACCCTTCGGCCCGAGCGGTCAAGCTCACGGGGGTCTCGACCCCGGTCGCCCGTCACGCCATGCTGATGAACACCGTCATGACCGGCAAGATGATGGGGATGAGGGAGACGAAGGCGCTCACTGTTCCGGCGCGGGGCCAGCTCGCCCTGAAAAACGACGGCGACCACCTGATGCTGATGGGCCTCTGGCGACCCCTCAAGGTCGGTGAGCAGGTGACCCTTACCCTTCACGCCGCTGATGGCCGCACCTTCAAGCTCAGCGCGACGGTCCGGAAGCCCTGA
- a CDS encoding SCO family protein: MTDSPAPHLNPALPEAPAPAGRPWYVSALLALVVVTLVLGGAWLFSRSRSAYPFFGTAYPSPPVATGFSGTGTDGRPYTFSPTGQTSAVFFGFTHCPNICPVTLSYLNKVRQALTPQEREQFQIVLVSVDPQRDTPARLREYVDWFGGGAAVNIPEPKLSEVARSYGVGYQQVEVETPEKYQINHTTATYLIDSAGRLRALWDYTQMSQVERVLADVRYVMRNPLQ; this comes from the coding sequence ATGACCGACTCGCCCGCGCCCCACCTGAATCCGGCCCTTCCCGAGGCCCCCGCGCCTGCCGGACGCCCCTGGTACGTCTCGGCGCTGCTTGCCCTGGTCGTGGTGACGCTGGTGCTGGGAGGAGCGTGGCTGTTCTCACGCAGCCGCAGCGCCTACCCCTTCTTCGGCACGGCCTACCCCAGTCCGCCGGTGGCGACGGGCTTCAGCGGCACCGGCACCGACGGTCGGCCCTACACCTTCAGCCCGACAGGGCAGACGAGCGCGGTGTTTTTCGGCTTCACCCACTGCCCCAACATCTGCCCGGTGACGCTCTCGTACCTGAACAAGGTCCGCCAGGCGCTCACGCCCCAGGAGCGCGAGCAGTTCCAGATCGTGCTCGTGAGCGTGGATCCGCAGCGCGACACGCCGGCGCGCCTGAGAGAATACGTGGACTGGTTCGGCGGCGGCGCGGCGGTCAATATCCCCGAGCCGAAGCTCAGTGAGGTGGCGCGCTCCTACGGCGTGGGCTACCAGCAGGTCGAGGTGGAGACCCCCGAGAAGTACCAGATCAATCACACCACGGCGACCTACCTGATCGATTCGGCGGGGCGGCTGCGCGCGCTGTGGGACTACACCCAGATGAGTCAGGTCGAGCGGGTGCTCGCCGACGTGCGTTACGTGATGAGGAATCCCCTCCAGTGA
- a CDS encoding aldo/keto reductase, whose translation MTHDSLSAAPSGTFQIGGELSVTRLGFGAMRITGDGVWGDPADPEGALATLRRLPELGVNFIDTADSYGPAVSEELIREALHPYDSVIVATKGGLTRTGPNKWPPCGRPEYLIQQAHISRRRLGVDRIDLWQLHRIDPQVPRDEQFGAIRQLMDDGVIRFAGLSEVNVEETEAARRVFPVATVQNLYNLTNRKSEEVLDYCERENIGFIPWYPLAAGSLAREGGVLAGIAGRLGATPSQVALAWVLRRSPVMLPIPGTGKVRHLEENVAAASLTLSDEDFQALDEVGRQEWHRTLQAD comes from the coding sequence ATGACCCACGACTCCCTGAGCGCCGCCCCGAGCGGCACCTTCCAGATCGGCGGCGAACTGAGCGTGACCCGCCTGGGCTTCGGCGCGATGCGGATCACCGGCGACGGTGTGTGGGGCGACCCCGCTGACCCCGAAGGCGCCCTTGCCACCCTGCGCCGGCTGCCTGAACTCGGCGTGAACTTCATCGACACCGCCGACTCTTACGGCCCCGCCGTCAGCGAGGAGCTGATCCGCGAGGCCCTGCACCCCTACGACAGCGTGATCGTCGCCACCAAGGGGGGCCTGACCCGCACCGGCCCCAACAAGTGGCCGCCGTGTGGCCGCCCCGAATACCTGATTCAGCAGGCCCACATCTCGCGCCGCCGGCTCGGGGTCGACCGCATCGACCTGTGGCAACTGCACCGCATCGACCCCCAGGTGCCCCGTGACGAGCAGTTCGGGGCCATCCGGCAACTGATGGACGACGGCGTGATTCGCTTCGCCGGGCTGTCGGAAGTGAACGTGGAAGAAACCGAAGCCGCCCGGCGCGTTTTCCCGGTCGCCACCGTGCAGAACCTCTACAACCTCACCAACCGCAAGTCCGAAGAGGTGCTCGACTACTGTGAGCGCGAGAACATCGGCTTTATTCCCTGGTATCCCCTCGCCGCCGGCAGCCTCGCCCGGGAAGGCGGCGTGCTGGCGGGCATCGCCGGACGCCTCGGCGCGACGCCCTCGCAGGTCGCCCTGGCATGGGTGCTGCGCCGCAGCCCGGTGATGCTCCCGATCCCCGGCACTGGCAAGGTCCGGCACCTCGAAGAGAACGTCGCGGCCGCTTCCCTGACGCTCAGCGACGAGGATTTCCAGGCGCTCGACGAGGTGGGCCGCCAGGAGTGGCACCGCACGTTGCAGGCCGACTGA
- a CDS encoding tetratricopeptide repeat protein, whose amino-acid sequence MKRRITALLCAAALGGVSAQTTPPPAPTVPAPSAPAAPSAPAVPSAAPRIPAANYVIVGNLYYEQGKYDQAYVAFRAASELDPRNTAALLGLGRSQARLRLYAPAIETLRRLVGLDPQGVSGYLALAQAYQQQYIGSGDRAAVTGNLDAALAVLVQADAALTALGGEQNVNRSKLLNERGNIYRLQGRAAQAIDAFRQANVLNPENALILYNLGDMYNATGQLPLAVSALQQAVILDPGDPYNRAYYAKLLALSGNAAAAKSEAAQATRLAPTNAYAAGQYGVVSYLGGDRATARTQLERAIRLDPLRFPEFYYYLGRIDLDSSDLKAARDNLTRAVALGANTPEYAYYLGLAYERTSPTLAPDRVKARENYERALKLAPGYRQAQEGLDRLK is encoded by the coding sequence GTGAAACGACGCATCACCGCGCTGCTGTGTGCAGCGGCCCTGGGAGGCGTGTCCGCCCAGACGACGCCTCCCCCCGCGCCCACCGTTCCCGCCCCCAGCGCCCCGGCTGCCCCCTCTGCCCCGGCGGTCCCCAGCGCCGCGCCGCGGATTCCGGCCGCCAACTACGTGATCGTGGGCAACCTCTATTACGAGCAGGGCAAGTACGACCAGGCCTACGTAGCTTTCCGGGCCGCGTCTGAACTCGACCCGCGCAACACGGCGGCGCTGCTCGGGCTTGGGCGTTCTCAGGCGCGGCTGCGGCTGTACGCCCCGGCCATCGAGACCCTGCGCCGGCTCGTGGGGCTCGACCCCCAGGGCGTGAGCGGCTACCTCGCGCTCGCGCAGGCGTACCAGCAGCAGTACATCGGCAGCGGGGACCGCGCGGCGGTGACCGGCAACCTCGACGCGGCGCTCGCGGTCCTCGTGCAGGCCGACGCGGCGCTCACGGCGCTCGGCGGCGAACAGAATGTGAACCGCAGCAAGCTGCTCAACGAGCGCGGCAACATCTACCGCCTGCAAGGTCGCGCGGCGCAGGCCATTGACGCTTTCCGGCAGGCGAATGTCCTCAACCCCGAAAACGCCCTGATTCTCTACAACCTCGGCGACATGTACAACGCGACCGGACAGCTCCCGCTCGCGGTGAGCGCCTTGCAGCAGGCAGTGATCCTCGACCCGGGTGACCCCTACAACCGCGCCTACTACGCCAAGCTGCTCGCCCTGAGCGGCAACGCTGCCGCCGCCAAGTCTGAAGCCGCGCAGGCCACCCGCCTCGCGCCGACCAACGCCTACGCCGCCGGGCAGTACGGCGTCGTGAGCTACCTCGGCGGTGACCGCGCGACCGCCCGCACCCAGCTCGAGCGCGCGATCCGGCTCGACCCGCTGCGCTTCCCTGAGTTCTACTACTACCTGGGCCGCATCGACCTCGACAGCAGCGACCTCAAGGCCGCCCGCGACAACCTGACCCGCGCCGTGGCGCTTGGGGCCAACACCCCCGAGTACGCCTACTACCTTGGCCTGGCCTACGAGCGCACCTCGCCCACCCTCGCGCCCGACCGCGTCAAGGCCCGCGAGAACTACGAGCGGGCCCTCAAGCTCGCGCCGGGGTACCGGCAGGCACAAGAGGGCCTCGACCGCCTGAAGTGA
- a CDS encoding enoyl-CoA hydratase/isomerase family protein translates to MTQNRPTQDTDDLRLDELEFETLTIDQHGPIAVLTVNRPRALNALNAETLGEIGMVAEMIAESAEIGALIVTGAGDKAFVAGADISELAGLEGVYGGRDMALLGQDVMTQLSNLPIPVIAAIGGYALGGGLELALACDLRVASPRARLGLPEVSLGLLPGFGGTQRLARLIGKGRALDLMLTARQVSAEEALGLGLVNYVADDPLAKARELAEQMLKHGPLALSLVKEAVRRGLDTTLEAGMEVEADLFGMAFATADFREGTSAFLAKRKPNFKGE, encoded by the coding sequence ATGACCCAGAATCGCCCCACTCAGGACACCGACGACCTGCGCCTCGACGAACTCGAATTCGAGACCCTGACCATCGACCAGCACGGCCCGATCGCGGTGCTCACGGTCAACCGGCCCAGGGCCCTGAATGCGCTGAACGCCGAAACCCTCGGCGAGATCGGCATGGTGGCTGAGATGATCGCCGAGAGCGCGGAGATCGGCGCCCTGATCGTGACGGGCGCGGGCGACAAGGCGTTCGTGGCGGGAGCCGACATCAGCGAGCTCGCGGGATTGGAAGGCGTGTACGGCGGGCGCGACATGGCGCTGCTGGGGCAGGATGTGATGACGCAGCTCAGCAACCTGCCGATTCCGGTGATTGCGGCGATTGGCGGCTACGCGCTCGGCGGCGGGCTCGAACTCGCGCTCGCCTGCGACCTGCGGGTCGCGTCCCCGCGCGCCCGGCTGGGGCTGCCGGAAGTCAGTCTGGGGCTGCTGCCGGGCTTCGGGGGCACCCAGCGCCTCGCGCGCCTGATCGGCAAAGGCCGCGCGCTCGACCTGATGCTCACGGCGCGGCAGGTGAGCGCGGAAGAAGCGCTGGGCCTCGGCCTCGTGAACTACGTCGCCGACGATCCGCTCGCCAAGGCGCGCGAACTCGCCGAGCAGATGCTCAAGCATGGCCCGCTCGCCCTCTCACTCGTCAAGGAAGCGGTGCGCCGAGGGCTCGACACCACCCTGGAAGCGGGGATGGAGGTCGAGGCCGACCTCTTCGGGATGGCGTTTGCGACCGCCGACTTCCGGGAAGGCACGAGCGCGTTCCTGGCGAAGCGCAAACCCAATTTCAAGGGCGAATAA
- a CDS encoding glycoside hydrolase family 20 zincin-like fold domain-containing protein, with translation MKRVNFRPVPLAALLAGALLLGASVGAQAAPLPTLPAPRAKALTAPAQPLPQPRQASYPAGTLPLAGLALRVVGTAPELTWAARDLKAEWQTRLGQALPDAPGSAGRLITVGTLADSGLAARVRAAGLKAEGAEGYALLVDATGAAVVGAAPRGAYLGVQTLRQLLTPQGVRFARISDAPALADRIAMIYLDQYSQGINDRLIPMLAALKYNQVLIMSNYVQWDTARAGGFAHPGGASKAEARRVAELARSYGLEPIPLIETLGHVGWMFYGGKNTELRQDPDAQESWAYDTLNPATYDRVLFPILKEAVEVFRPRVVHIGHDEVRAAGRGRFPARPNGVALGFEKLFVDDTVKLHGFLKAQNVGTMIWHDTAFADSLIATLPAQLPKDIQVAYWNYTPGTGTEMLGRIKALGFPVLGASFKDPGNPETLAKAAAQVGGGMIQTRWNGYFGNPSIWDGMAEQGVAYVRAGNAFWNPQAPVRADAPALYRDLYQPGSYHPVAGFTVSLKAAATRTLSDPGGEGGAGPGWIGKGPDTDLRALGQGVRQVGPYTFDLSGAVMVRGSRSAVSGLPERVTLDLGERKAGALAFLHVTGWPGNDRQTVGRYEIVYADGRRLTQPLEYGRHIRAWTEPFGAPGLEKFSMIAHPAWSGVTRDGLEVGATVLEWTNPRPEVAIRSVTLVSEGGSANPALLGLTLLGGQ, from the coding sequence ATGAAACGTGTGAATTTCCGGCCTGTTCCGCTTGCGGCGCTTCTGGCGGGGGCGCTGCTCCTCGGGGCCAGCGTGGGTGCCCAGGCCGCGCCGCTGCCCACCCTGCCGGCGCCCCGGGCCAAGGCCCTGACGGCGCCCGCGCAGCCGCTGCCGCAGCCCCGGCAGGCGAGTTATCCGGCGGGAACACTCCCGCTCGCGGGCCTCGCGCTGCGCGTGGTGGGCACGGCGCCTGAATTGACCTGGGCGGCCCGTGACCTGAAAGCCGAGTGGCAGACCCGGCTCGGGCAGGCCCTTCCCGACGCCCCGGGCAGCGCCGGACGCCTGATCACCGTGGGGACGTTGGCCGACAGCGGCCTCGCGGCCCGGGTGCGGGCGGCAGGCCTGAAGGCCGAGGGCGCCGAAGGCTACGCCCTGCTCGTGGACGCGACCGGCGCCGCGGTCGTGGGCGCTGCCCCACGCGGCGCGTACCTCGGCGTCCAGACCCTGCGCCAGCTGCTGACGCCGCAGGGGGTGCGTTTCGCCCGGATCAGCGACGCGCCGGCCCTCGCCGACCGGATCGCGATGATCTACCTCGACCAGTATTCCCAAGGGATCAACGACCGCTTGATCCCGATGTTGGCGGCGCTCAAGTACAACCAGGTCCTGATCATGTCCAACTACGTGCAGTGGGACACGGCGAGGGCCGGCGGTTTTGCCCATCCTGGCGGCGCGAGCAAGGCCGAGGCGCGGCGGGTGGCGGAACTTGCGCGCTCCTACGGCCTGGAGCCGATTCCCCTGATCGAGACGCTCGGGCACGTCGGCTGGATGTTCTACGGCGGGAAAAACACCGAGCTGCGCCAGGATCCCGACGCGCAGGAGTCGTGGGCCTACGACACCCTCAACCCCGCCACCTATGACCGGGTGCTGTTTCCGATCCTGAAAGAGGCGGTCGAGGTCTTCCGCCCCCGGGTCGTCCACATCGGGCACGATGAGGTGCGCGCGGCGGGGCGTGGGCGCTTTCCGGCGCGTCCGAACGGCGTCGCGCTCGGCTTCGAGAAGCTGTTCGTAGACGATACGGTCAAGTTGCACGGCTTCCTCAAGGCCCAGAACGTCGGCACGATGATCTGGCACGACACGGCGTTTGCCGATTCGCTGATCGCCACCCTGCCCGCGCAGCTGCCCAAAGACATCCAGGTCGCCTACTGGAATTACACGCCCGGCACCGGCACCGAGATGCTCGGGCGCATCAAGGCCCTGGGCTTCCCGGTGCTGGGCGCGAGTTTCAAGGACCCCGGCAACCCCGAGACGCTGGCGAAGGCGGCGGCCCAGGTCGGCGGCGGCATGATCCAGACGCGCTGGAACGGCTATTTCGGCAACCCGTCAATCTGGGACGGCATGGCCGAGCAGGGCGTGGCCTACGTGCGCGCGGGGAATGCCTTCTGGAACCCGCAGGCCCCGGTGCGCGCCGACGCGCCGGCCCTCTACCGCGACCTCTACCAACCGGGGAGTTACCATCCCGTCGCCGGCTTCACAGTGAGCCTGAAGGCCGCCGCCACCCGCACGCTGAGTGACCCGGGAGGCGAGGGCGGGGCGGGGCCAGGATGGATTGGCAAGGGACCCGACACCGACCTGCGCGCCCTGGGGCAGGGGGTGCGGCAGGTGGGCCCCTATACCTTCGACCTCTCGGGGGCCGTCATGGTGCGCGGAAGCCGCAGCGCGGTCTCGGGCCTGCCCGAACGGGTCACGCTCGACCTCGGGGAGCGCAAGGCAGGCGCCCTGGCCTTCTTGCACGTCACCGGCTGGCCCGGCAACGACCGGCAGACGGTGGGGCGCTACGAGATCGTGTACGCCGACGGCCGCCGCCTGACCCAGCCGCTCGAGTACGGGCGCCACATTCGCGCGTGGACCGAGCCCTTCGGGGCGCCGGGTCTGGAAAAATTCAGCATGATTGCCCATCCCGCCTGGAGCGGCGTGACCCGTGACGGTCTGGAGGTGGGCGCGACGGTGCTTGAATGGACCAACCCCAGGCCGGAGGTGGCGATCCGCTCGGTCACCCTGGTCAGTGAGGGCGGCAGCGCCAACCCCGCCCTGCTCGGGCTCACGCTGCTCGGGGGTCAGTAA
- a CDS encoding RNHCP domain-containing protein: MSGRRFTVQGTNNAFTCGHCGAEVLPLQNGSVRNHCPHCLHSKHVDIQPGDRACDCHGLMEPVGVEQSGKKGWIIIHRCRLCGFTGRNKAALGDPEQPDDWNALVALSARH; the protein is encoded by the coding sequence GTGAGCGGGCGACGGTTTACCGTGCAGGGCACCAACAACGCCTTCACCTGCGGCCACTGCGGCGCTGAGGTGCTGCCGCTCCAGAACGGCTCGGTCCGCAACCACTGCCCCCACTGCCTGCACTCCAAACATGTGGATATTCAGCCGGGCGACCGCGCCTGCGATTGTCACGGCCTGATGGAACCGGTCGGCGTCGAGCAGAGCGGCAAGAAAGGCTGGATCATCATTCACCGCTGCCGCCTCTGCGGCTTCACGGGCCGCAACAAGGCGGCGCTGGGCGACCCGGAGCAGCCGGACGACTGGAACGCGCTCGTGGCACTGAGCGCGCGGCACTGA